ACATTTTCGATCCCGCTCACCGTTAAGATGCGTTCAACATCCTTATAATCCAACATCGGAGGTTCGCTTTCTTCTTGTTCAGCACTGTCCTGCACCAGCTTATCAATTTCCTCATAAACATTCGTTATGACCTTAGTATCAACCTCGTCTCCGACCACATTAATTAAGATTTGCTCAAAACAGCCCTTATTTTCCATCGCCGTAATAATGCCTTCACAATTGAGAACATCGAAAACAAATGTTTCACTCGGTTCATTGACTTTTCCAGAACAATATAGGATGTGATTCACATCTGCAGCATTATCATTAAAAGCCGGGAACAAAAAACCTGATAAAGGCTGAGCTAAATTAATAATTGGATCAAAGGCGTTATTAGGTTTGAATTCTTTCTCGATATAATCAAACAGCAAGGCCTTTTTCGGTTGGTCTGATTTGTTTTGACTGCAAAGGATAAATTCATTGGAGTAAACTTCATCATCCCCGCCCTCTTCAGATTCAGCGTTTCGTTTGCTAGTCGGTTTTCGTAATTCTCCTCGAATGAAGGTTACCATTGTATCGAATTCATAAACAGTATGAGCATACATCTTCTCAACCATTTGAAGCATATTTTCAATCCAAGCCTCAGTTGTGTCCAAATGTAACCCTTCATAAAGAATCGTTTGTGCGCTTCCTTCGACATCCCGTTGAAATTTGAGTTCAAACAGTTTAGTATCAAGCTCTCCAGTTAAAACCTTTTTAAAGTTTGTCAAAAACAACTCTTGTGATTCTTGTTCCATCATTTGAAAGGGTTGACAGACATGATGGTAAATCTCACCTGACTCTTTCTTAACATAAACATTTAAAATTTCTCGAATTCTCATAATATGATCATTATCTAGCTTGAATTGCTTCCGAATATTAGCGATGTCCTTTTTATTCATACGACTCAACTCCCATCCATGATTATACTGTTCAAAAAGAAAAATAGTAATACTTGATATTTTTTACTCTTAGAAAAATAATCTTCAATATTGTCAGATTACTATAGAAAAAGCTATGCTATAATTTCATAGAGACGTTTTGAAATGTGTAATCCTTTTAATGTTTTATGATTGTTGGCAATTACGAGATTTTGGACACACTCACCACTTGCTCCATCGTTGGTTGTTAAGTCTACATATTTAGGGGAGGTACATCAATGGAGATAGGTTTTCTCACCATCCTTTCATTAGGATTTGTCCTTGGCATTAAGCATGCGATTGAACCCGATCACGTCATCGCCGTTTCAACCATTGCCAGTCAAAGCAAACAATTATTTCGTTCAACCTTAGCAGGTGTTTTCTGGGGATTGGTCATACCGCAACGTTATTAGTTTTTGGAATAGTCCTTATCTTAATGAAAGGAGAAATCCCAGAAAAATGGGCAATGTCATTAGAATTTTTAGTAGGCATTATGCTTGTGTATCTGGGCGTTAAAACAGTCCTTTCATTTAAAAATATCCATTTACATCGACATAAAGACGATGAAAATGAACAACATAAGCATCTCCATTCTCATGTACATATGGGTCATCATAATCATAAACACAAACATAATAAAATTTCCTATTTAAATTCAATGTTGATAGGTATCGTTTCACGGTCTTGCAGGAAGTGGAGCCATGGTCCTATTAACGATGAGTACCGTATCAGGCATTTGGGATGCAGCCATTTATATCATTATTTTTGGTGCAGGAACCGTTATTGGAATGCTATTTTTTACAACCATTATCGGGATTCCATTTGTCCTTAGTTCGAAAAAAATAAGCCTCAATCAAACACTCACTCAACTTACCTGGTCTAATTAGTATCGTGTTCGGGATTTACTACATGTACAACCTAGGGGTGACAGAAGGATTATATAAGCTGTGGATCCAATAGGGTTAGCTTTCTTGATCTAAATCTGATGCTTAGGCAACCTACATATACGTTGTATTCTTAATTATATTTATAAAATACGCTGGTTTTCCGATCTACTCTTTCGGAAAGCCAGCGTTTTTTTATTTGAATCGACAAACCTTCATACACCAAATAAAAAGTTACATGTATTGCTTTTAACTCATACTATACAAATATGATTTATTGACATTAAGTTAGGGAGTGAATTAGGTTATGGGTCTGGAATTTGTTGATCTTTTTGATCATTGGGCGGAATCATATGACCAATCGGTATCAGGTAATGACCTTGAATATAGAGAAGTTTTTTCTCACTATGATGACATCCTTCAAGCAGTTGCCAAACTTGTGGAAGGAAACATTGTTGAGTTTGGTGTAGGTACAGGCAATTTAACACAAAAGCTTGTTGAGAAAAGCTGTAACGTGGTTGGATTTGAACCCTCTTCATCCATGCGAGAAATAGCGAAAAATAAATTATTTCAAGTTCAAATTGAAGAAGGTGATTTTCTTCATTTCAAAACAATGCAGACCATAAATGGATTTGTTAGCACCTATGCTTTCCACCATTTAACTGATAGCGAAAAAGCTGAGGCCATTTCTTTATATCGAAAATGCTTAATTAAAGGTGGAAAAGTCGTTTTTGCAGATACTATTTTTGAAAGTGAAAGTCATAAATTGCAAGCAATCAAAAATGCTCAACAGCAAGGCTTCCTAAACTTAGCGAAGGATCTAGAAACTGAATACTATACAACCATTCCCGTTTTAAAGGCTGTTTTTCATAAACATGACTTCCATGTACTGTTTAAACAATTAAATCCATTTGTATGGTTGATTGATGCGACAAAATTATAAGCTATTTTGTTTTCCAAGACCAACTTGTGCCTTCCTCCAAGGTTGGTCTATTCTTAGGTTTAGATTGAATTCTTTAGTTAAATCAACCAGATTAATTAATTTTCAAATGCTGTATTTTTACTATTTCTTAATTTCGCAATAATAAAGAGATCCTTATAGAATTTTTCGATTTTTTCAATCGACATGCCATGAGCGCGAAATGTATTCAAGGTTTCTCTGTTCAAACAGCAGCCATCACAAATTTTCTTCCATGCTGGTGTAAGCATATTCTGTAGCGTGGATAATGCTTTATTTTCCATCTTAACATGTTCAAAGAGAAGAATTTCGCCTTCAGGCTTACACACTCTTTTCATCTCTTCAATGGCCTGTTTCATATTAGGAATCGTGCAAAATACAAGCGTCGCAACGACCGTATCGAATGTATTATCATCAAATGGTAATTGCTCAGCACTTGCCTTAACAATTTCAATCGGCAC
The DNA window shown above is from Bacillus sp. T3 and carries:
- a CDS encoding DUF4317 domain-containing protein — protein: MNKKDIANIRKQFKLDNDHIMRIREILNVYVKKESGEIYHHVCQPFQMMEQESQELFLTNFKKVLTGELDTKLFELKFQRDVEGSAQTILYEGLHLDTTEAWIENMLQMVEKMYAHTVYEFDTMVTFIRGELRKPTSKRNAESEEGGDDEVYSNEFILCSQNKSDQPKKALLFDYIEKEFKPNNAFDPIINLAQPLSGFLFPAFNDNAADVNHILYCSGKVNEPSETFVFDVLNCEGIITAMENKGCFEQILINVVGDEVDTKVITNVYEEIDKLVQDSAEQEESEPPMLDYKDVERILTVSGIENVDTAKVEHAFKAVVDDANHEFKASSLIPKKIKINTSVADVSINPKELHKVKYIMYQGKRCLMLEIDEDVILEGFKLETETL
- a CDS encoding class I SAM-dependent methyltransferase, translating into MMSSSFARWYDFFMSPLEQSKFKKVRIELLASAHGRVLELGSGTGINFPLYRGVDHVMAIEPSQHMIDRSQEKHKQAVVPIEIVKASAEQLPFDDNTFDTVVATLVFCTIPNMKQAIEEMKRVCKPEGEILLFEHVKMENKALSTLQNMLTPAWKKICDGCCLNRETLNTFRAHGMSIEKIEKFYKDLFIIAKLRNSKNTAFEN
- a CDS encoding class I SAM-dependent methyltransferase, with protein sequence MGLEFVDLFDHWAESYDQSVSGNDLEYREVFSHYDDILQAVAKLVEGNIVEFGVGTGNLTQKLVEKSCNVVGFEPSSSMREIAKNKLFQVQIEEGDFLHFKTMQTINGFVSTYAFHHLTDSEKAEAISLYRKCLIKGGKVVFADTIFESESHKLQAIKNAQQQGFLNLAKDLETEYYTTIPVLKAVFHKHDFHVLFKQLNPFVWLIDATKL